The Bacteroidota bacterium sequence TAAATCGCGGACATGATTTTGCTTCTTCAAAGGATGCGATAAAGCGTGCTGCAGGAAGAGGCTTCGACGTTGGTGGCCACATGTTGTTTGGACTTCCCGGTGAAAGCAGAGAAGAAATGCTGAATCAGGTATTTGAAATTAATAAACTCCCCCTCAATACCATCAAATTTCATCAACTTCAGATAGTTAAGCGAACAGTGATGGCAAAGCAATACATGGAAAACCCTGAAATGTTCGATTTATTTACCAGAGACGAATACATTGATTTTGTTATCGACTTTATTGAACGATTACGCCCCGACATAACAATACAACGACTTACAAGTGAGGCACCTCCCAGTATTAAGATTGCACCTAATTGGGGGAACTTAAGAATAGGTGCTATACAGCAACTTATTGAAGACAGAATGGAGGAAAGAGATACATGGCAGGGAAGGCTTTATTAACCAACAGTTTAATTGTTGACATAACTATCAATAATTAAACTTTCCCCGAATATCTTTTTTAGATGATTTTGGTTTAGAAAAATTTAAAGTGTAGCCAACTACAAGTGCTAATCCATTGATACTTGTTTCGGAAGAATTGTCTACAGTCCCCAAAAGGTAATTATCGGGATCGGGATCAGATAAATTCACCAGTTGAGAATGTGCGCTTCTGAATGAAAATCTATAACTAAGTCCAAAAATAATATTATTACTATTTGGGGTAATGTAATCGAAACCAAGTGTTACACTATACAGATTCCAATAACTAATTGTAGGAACCCAGTTCTCAGTTCTGCTTAATTTATTCGTGTCAAATACGTTTCTGTCTACTTTAATCCCACTTAATAAAACCCAGTTTTCTGTAACCTCACGTTCATAACCTATAGCGAAGTTAAAGATCCTTTTGGAAGCATACATGACCTTATTTTTATTCGGATATATCGGTTTTTCAACATTCGATGCTACTATTGCTTCATCATCGAATCCGGTTATTGAATAAGGCGATACCTGTGAAAACAAATTCATTCTGCCATTAACAATTCCTCCTAAAAATAAAAATTGCACACCGGCATCTAATTCCCATGGATTTTTGAACCAACTGTTGGTCCAGTCATTATAAACATCATAATAATGTAATCTGCTTCCGGGCAGGTTTACACTTTCTTGCCTTTGAATTGATGCTCCATCAAATAATAAAGTAGGAATTCCGGTAGTGGTAACAGTAGCTCCCCAACTTACATATTCATCTTCATATGCAACTCCAATTTTAAAAATCATCCCCAGTTGATTGAATTTAACTCTCCTGTTAAATCGGGTATTAGCAACTAAATCATCATTACTGTCAAAAACATTATTCTCAATATTTGAAAAACTGGTTTCCGATCTGTAAGCAAAAAACAGAGATAATCCTGCTGACCATTTTTCACTCATCAGAAAACCTGCACCTATTCCAAACCATGTTTCATTAATTTCATCAAAATATTCATACTTACTGTAATACTTCTCATCACCTTCAAACTGAGAGTACAAATCCAACTCTTCATAGTACGATTCTCTAAAATTTAATTTAGACTGCTGCTTATTAAAAATGGCATAAGTAAAAGTAATATCCGGAAGCCTCCTAAATTTTGCTATTCCGGAAATAAACTGTGGCACAAAGCTGAAATAAGGGTAATACATATTAACACCATCTCCACCACCGTTCTTTATATAGCTCGTATATAAAGTAGCAATATTTGCAGATAAACCGATATTAGAATGTTCCATAAATCCCAAAGCCCCGGGATTGTAATATATCGCACTATTATCACGAACCGAAGCAGTAACGGCACTACCCACAAGAGTAGATCTTGATCCAAATTCTGTAGTCCAAAGATTATCCTGCTGAGCATTTATATCCCCGACAAAACCAAGAACAATGATAATCAATGATATATGAATTCGTTTTTTCAAAATTACTATAATATTGAGTTCATTTCAGTTAAAACAAATTTAGCATATTTGTAGCAATATATTATATTCGATTATGGACAACCTTTATACATACATCCAACTTGGCATAGATCATATACTCAATACAAAGGGATATGATCATATTCTATTTATCATAGCATTGACAGTACTTTATTCTCTTAAGGAATGGAAGACTCTCTTAATACTGGTAACAGCTTTTACAATCGGGCATTCCCTGACTCTTGCACTTTCGGTACTGAACATTGTTAGTATTAACAGTAATAGAATTGAGTTTTTAATTGTTTTAAGTATTGCTGCAACAGCTATTATGAATATAATTAGGGCTGGAAAAACTCCAAGTCATAACGGTTTAAAAGCTTATTACGTTCTTGCTCTCTTTTTTGGCTTCATACACGGAATGGGATTTGCGAACTATTTGCGCGCCATTTTAGGGAAGTCAGGCGAAATTATCACTCCACTCCTTGGATTTAATATTGGATTAGAGATAGGACAACTTATTATTGTTGCAGTATTACTGATAATAACCCTGCTACTTGATATTTTATTCAAGGTAAGAAAGCAAAATTTTATAGTTATTGCTTCTTCCATTATATTAGGAATAACCATTCCAATGCTTCTGGAGCACGAATGGAAAACATTTTTTTAAAAAAGAAAATGTCGCTCTCCGTACAGAAAGCGACATTTTTTTTTAATAATTCCTAATATTAAAGATCAAACTTAATACCCTGTGCTAAAGGAGTATCAAGTCCATAATTAATAGTATTTGTCTGACGTCTCATATAAAGCTTCCAGGCATCTGACCCGGATTCTCTTCCTCCTCCGGTTTCTTTTTCACCACCAAAAGCTCCACCAATTTCAGCACCTGAAGTTCCTACATTTACATTGGCAATTCCACAATCTGACCCTTGCTGAGACAAGAATAATTCCGCTTCGCGCAAGTTTGTAGTCATTATTGCTGAAGAAAGGCCCTGAACAACTCCATTCTGTAATTCAATTGCTTCTGTTAAAGTTTTATACTTCATAATATAAAGTAGAGGAGCAAAAGTTTCATTCTGAACAATATCATAGTGGTTTTCAACTTCTGCAATCGAAGGAGCAACATAACAACCCGACTCCATTCCTTCTCCGGAAAGCTTTTTACCTTCCACAAGCATTTTACCTCCTTCGCTCTTTGCCTGCTCTACCGCGTTTAAGTATGTATCTACAGCTAAAGTATCAATTAATGGTCCCATGTGATTATTTTCATCCAAAGGATCACCAATTCTAATATTTGAATAAATGCTCTTTAATTTTTCAGTAACCTTTTCAAATATACTCTCGTGAATAATTAATCGTCTTGTTGAAGTACATCTCTGCCCCGCAGTTCCGATTGCACCAAAAACTGCAGTTTTTAATGACAATTCAAGATCTGCATCAGGAGTTATAATTATTGCATTATTCCCTCCAAGCTCAAGAAGTGATTTTCCAAACCTTGCGGCTACTGCCTGACCTACAATACGTCCCATTCTAATTGATCCAGTTGCCGAAATAAGAGGAATTCTTTTATCGGACGTCATCAACTCGCCGATCTTATAATCACCGGTAACCAAGTTTGTTACTGCACTTGGATAATTATTTTCTTCCAGAACCTCAGCCAGAATTTTTTGAGATGCAACTCCACATAAAGGTGCTTTTTCTGATGGCTTCCAAATTATAGTATCACCTGCAACAAGTGCAATTGCTGCATTCCATGCCCAAACAGCCGTTGGAAAATTGAATGCAGAAATAATACCAACTACTCCTAGTGGGTGATATTGATCGTACATTCTGTGCTCAGGACGTTCAGAGTGCATAGTTGAACCATACAATTGACGTGATAATCCAACAGCAAAATCACATATATCGATCATTTCCTGTACTTCGCCTAATCCTTCCTGGTACGATTTCCCCATTTCATATGAAACTAACATCCCCAGATCGTCTTTAACTTCGCGAAGTTTTAAACCTAACTGCCTGATTACTTCCCCTCTTTTTGGCGTTGGAACTTTTTTCCAAACATTAAAAGCTTCATTGGCAGAACTAACTACTTGCTCAAACTCTTCTTCAGTAGTTACCGATACATCTGCTATTACCTGATCATCTACTGGTGATTTTGACGTGATAAACTCTGCATTCACGTCAGCAATAAAATTAGTTCCTATAGCAGTTCCCTTGTTAAGGTCGCTTACTCCCAGCCTTAAAAGTGCCTCTCCTATCCTGTTATTCTTAACAGCTACATCTGTCATCTTTAAAGTTATTATGTGTTTATAATTTTAGTTTTGTGCCAGCTAATATAAAAAAAAAGAGCCCAAAAAGGGCTCTAAATATTTTATATGTGTTACAAATCTTTATCGTACTAATCTTGGATTTCCTTTTATAACCAATTTCCCTCCGAGAATAATATCTTCCGAAATACTACTGGCATCTTTTAAATCGGTATTGCGATATATTACCACATCTCTTTTTACCTTACTTAATTTTTCCAGACCTTTTAAATCACTTAAACTTTTATTAAACGAAATAATAAGATGATTTATCGACTCAAGGTTTGACAAACCATTTACTGATTCTAACTTATCATTTCGCTTTATTATCATCTTCCCGTCAATTTCCTTCAATACTTTAAGTCCATCAAGATTGGTTATGTTTGACCTATCAATAATAATATCTCCCACGAAGCTATCCTTTGGATAACATTTACCAAAAGCATCTATTTCTTCCTGACGGTAAAACCTTAAATCCCCTGTACCCATAAACACTAATTTCATGTTCTCAGGGTCGGAAGTATAAACAGAATTGTTACTTATTTCAGGATTTGAGGACATATTATACAAAGTATATAAGCCAACTGCTTCATGAAGGTTTACATTGTTCTTAACGGTTAACTCCCCTTCAAAATGAGAAATATTGGCAAATGGTCTAAAATATTCTAATTCCTTATTCCCTACTATCCTAATATATCCTGTTATCTCTTTTAATGACGAAAAAGCATTAAGGTCGTTCAATACATCGTTGTTTTCTATAGTTAAATTACGAATAGACTCTACATTCTCAAATCCATCTACATATCTTAACAATTTATTATTTCTTACAACTACATCTTTTAACTCTCCATTAAAAACACCACCGGGAATGGTTGTCAGGTTTTTGTTCCCCACTATATAGACATCTCCATTAACCAGAATACTGTCAAGTCCGACAAGGGTTTCTAATTCAGAATTATTAATAATATAAACATTACCTTTTATCTGGGAAATAGACTCTAACAGACTCAGGTCTGTAATCTGGTCAACCCCCTCAGATGCAATGATCAGATTTCCAATTGACTCCCTTAACCTGAGATGATCAACCTCTGTCTGAGTATTTAGGGTAACATTGACCACTGAATCATCTTGCGGGTAGCCCGCTAAGAGGATATTGGAAAAAAATATTGTCAGTATGTAAACCAGCTTCTTCACTTATACTTCTAATTACTAATTATTTGCCAAATATACATTATTATTTGTAAGTTTTACCTTCCTTTGCGGCGAAGTGAATTTATTACAGGCAAACTACATATCTTCATGCGAAAAAACAAAGAAAAAGCAACGACAATTTGGTTGATATTGTGTTGCTTAGATATAGTCGTTTTTAATGCCCAATTTTGATTTCCAGATACAGTAAATTCAAATTATTAAATACAATATCTCACAAATACATATACCCTGCCAAAACAAAGATAATGAATGTTTTGTAAGAATTCACTTTCATGCTGTACGAATATAATTATTTAACAAAACTTTAACATTTTCAATTCAAATATTCACCCAAAAATAATCTAAAACTACTCCACTAAGTTCTTAAAAAATGTAATAAACTAAAACACATAAAGTAACGCATAAAATCAAATTACCGGGAAGGGAGTAAAACATAGTACAATTTGCCAATAACTATGAAAGTAAGACAGGAAAGTATCGCACAGAAAGGTGCCTTGTATAATTTATATTCTCCAAAAAAAAGACTTGATCCGATTGTAGTTCTTCCGGATACGCTTTTTAACATATTTAAGAAAATAAAAAAGCACTTCCCCTGAAAAGTAAAGTGCCCTATATTATTGATTTAATAGTCTCCTTAGTTTTTTGAAAGTTGACTAATCTCTACAATTTCTTTTAAAAAAAGCACTGTTATTACGGCTAATATTATAGTTAATACAGTAATCATCACAATTAAATTATTAGGTTTATATACACAAATTAAATAAATAATATTGATTCAACAAAACATTAACATAAAACCTCCTAAAATAACACTATTCCACTCACTCTGCATCACACTGATCTACACCACAATAACGCCACGTAAAAATTTCTTAAAACTAATTTATAATAAAATTCAAATCCTAAATCATATTTATATCGTAAGATAGTATTACTTTTGCTTAAATTTAGTCTAAATTAATGATAATATGTCGCGGTCGGTTGCAGATTTAGATCTAGGTGAAACTGGATTAATTAGTGGGTTTGACTCAGAAACAGACATTCTCAAACTTCTTGAGATGGGTTGTTTACCCGGGTGTGAAATCAAATTGAAATTCATGGCCCCATTTAAAGGTCCAATGTATATTAGTGTGGCAGGAAACGAAATGGCCATAAGAAGAAGTATAGCTAAAAACATATTACTTCTTCCTAAAGAAGATGCAAAATAATGAAATATCCATATCTGCAATTTACCCCCAATAAGAAGTTAACAATAATGACTGTGTCAGCTGTTCAAACTATCAAATTACTACCAGATGAATAGGGAGAATTTTAAAATTGCTCTGGCAGGTAATCCGAACACGGGAAAAACATCCCTGTTTAATGCACTTACCGGCATGAATCAAAGGGTAGGAAACTATCCCGGCATTACTGTTGAAAAAAAAATAGGGTACTTCAAAATTGATAAAAACACCAAAGCAGAGTTGATTGACCTTCCTGGTACATACTCACTTAATCCAAGTTCCTTGGACGAAGAGGTTGTTCTAAAAGTATTAACAGACAGTAAAAAAGAAGATTACCCTGATGCGCTTGTCTTTGTAGCTGATGCAACAAATCTAAAAAGGAACCTATACTTCTTTTCTCAATTAAACGACTTGGGAATACCTACGGTTTTAGCTCTAAACATGGTTGATTTAGTAGAGAGAAAAGGTATAAAAATTGATATAGACAAACTTTCGGAAGAACTCAACTCTCCTGTAATATTTTTAAATGCCAGAAAAGGCATTGGCATAGATGATCTAAAAGAAAAACTAAGCAAACTAAAACATGTAGAAAAATCCAATGCTGTTGACTTATATAAAATTTCACCGAAGTTTATACCTCAGATCAAAGAAGCTCTTTCAGAAGACAACGACTATATTGCCTGGGTAAAAGCAGTTCAGAAAACAATACCCCAATTCTTACTTGAGGAAGAAAAAGAAGCTATTAAACTGTGCATTTCGAAATACAACATCAACGTAGAGAGACTTAAAATAAAAGAAACTATCAGCAGATATCAGTACGTAAGTAACATTCTGAAAAAGGTAGTAACGGAAAACAAAAAAGACGACATAACCTTAACAGGTAAAATCGACAAAATACTTACACATAAATTTCTTGGCTACATCATTTTCTTTTCCATTATGATGTTTCTTTTTCAGGCAATATACTCTTGGGCATCGATACCTATGGATTTTATTGATTCATCGTTTTCTAGTCTTGCGAGTTACCTGAATAAAAATTTACCATCGGGACCTATTAGTGCATTAATATCCGAAGGGGTTGTGCCGGGTATTGGTGGTATAGCTATTTTCATTCCTCAAATTGCTATCCTTTTTGCTTTTATAAGTATTATGGAAGATACAGGATACATGTCGAGAGTAGTTTTTATTATGGATAAACTAATGAGGAAGTTTGGCATGAGCGGAAAAAGCATAGTCCCCCTTATGTCGGGGATGGCATGTGCTGTTCCGGCAATAATGTCAACAAGAACCATAAATAACTGGAAAGAAAGATTAATTACAATATTTATTACACCTTTTATTACCTGCGCAGCAAGACTCCCGGTTTACTCAATTATTATAGCTCTTATTATTCCAAATGAAACTGTACTTGGCTTCTTTAATATTCAGGGGCTGGTACTGATGGCGATGTATTTAATAGGTTTTGCATCAGCACTGGTGTCTGCTTACATAGCCAACAAAATAGTCAAAATAAAAGGCCGCAGCTCATTTATAATTGAGATGCCATCATACAAGATGCCGTACTATAAGAATGTAGGATTGGATATAATAGAGAAGACCAAAGCTTTTATATTCGATGCCGGTAAAATTATTTTAACAATATCAGTAATATTATGGGTTTTGGCATCTTATGGACCGAATGACAAGATTAAAAATGCTGAAAACATCGTAAAACTGGAACATCCAAATCTAGAAGGAACAAGTCTTGATAAAAAAATCACTTCTTTCAAACTAGAGAACTCTTATATAGGTTATTTTGGTCATTTTATTGAGCCGGCAATAAAGCCGTTGGGGTACGATTGGAAAATTGGTATCGCACTAATATCATCACTTG is a genomic window containing:
- a CDS encoding FeoA family protein, encoding MSRSVADLDLGETGLISGFDSETDILKLLEMGCLPGCEIKLKFMAPFKGPMYISVAGNEMAIRRSIAKNILLLPKEDAK
- a CDS encoding aldehyde dehydrogenase family protein, whose translation is MTDVAVKNNRIGEALLRLGVSDLNKGTAIGTNFIADVNAEFITSKSPVDDQVIADVSVTTEEEFEQVVSSANEAFNVWKKVPTPKRGEVIRQLGLKLREVKDDLGMLVSYEMGKSYQEGLGEVQEMIDICDFAVGLSRQLYGSTMHSERPEHRMYDQYHPLGVVGIISAFNFPTAVWAWNAAIALVAGDTIIWKPSEKAPLCGVASQKILAEVLEENNYPSAVTNLVTGDYKIGELMTSDKRIPLISATGSIRMGRIVGQAVAARFGKSLLELGGNNAIIITPDADLELSLKTAVFGAIGTAGQRCTSTRRLIIHESIFEKVTEKLKSIYSNIRIGDPLDENNHMGPLIDTLAVDTYLNAVEQAKSEGGKMLVEGKKLSGEGMESGCYVAPSIAEVENHYDIVQNETFAPLLYIMKYKTLTEAIELQNGVVQGLSSAIMTTNLREAELFLSQQGSDCGIANVNVGTSGAEIGGAFGGEKETGGGRESGSDAWKLYMRRQTNTINYGLDTPLAQGIKFDL
- a CDS encoding TIGR01212 family radical SAM protein, producing NRGHDFASSKDAIKRAAGRGFDVGGHMLFGLPGESREEMLNQVFEINKLPLNTIKFHQLQIVKRTVMAKQYMENPEMFDLFTRDEYIDFVIDFIERLRPDITIQRLTSEAPPSIKIAPNWGNLRIGAIQQLIEDRMEERDTWQGRLY
- a CDS encoding HupE/UreJ family protein, whose translation is MDNLYTYIQLGIDHILNTKGYDHILFIIALTVLYSLKEWKTLLILVTAFTIGHSLTLALSVLNIVSINSNRIEFLIVLSIAATAIMNIIRAGKTPSHNGLKAYYVLALFFGFIHGMGFANYLRAILGKSGEIITPLLGFNIGLEIGQLIIVAVLLIITLLLDILFKVRKQNFIVIASSIILGITIPMLLEHEWKTFF
- the feoB gene encoding ferrous iron transport protein B; this encodes MNRENFKIALAGNPNTGKTSLFNALTGMNQRVGNYPGITVEKKIGYFKIDKNTKAELIDLPGTYSLNPSSLDEEVVLKVLTDSKKEDYPDALVFVADATNLKRNLYFFSQLNDLGIPTVLALNMVDLVERKGIKIDIDKLSEELNSPVIFLNARKGIGIDDLKEKLSKLKHVEKSNAVDLYKISPKFIPQIKEALSEDNDYIAWVKAVQKTIPQFLLEEEKEAIKLCISKYNINVERLKIKETISRYQYVSNILKKVVTENKKDDITLTGKIDKILTHKFLGYIIFFSIMMFLFQAIYSWASIPMDFIDSSFSSLASYLNKNLPSGPISALISEGVVPGIGGIAIFIPQIAILFAFISIMEDTGYMSRVVFIMDKLMRKFGMSGKSIVPLMSGMACAVPAIMSTRTINNWKERLITIFITPFITCAARLPVYSIIIALIIPNETVLGFFNIQGLVLMAMYLIGFASALVSAYIANKIVKIKGRSSFIIEMPSYKMPYYKNVGLDIIEKTKAFIFDAGKIILTISVILWVLASYGPNDKIKNAENIVKLEHPNLEGTSLDKKITSFKLENSYIGYFGHFIEPAIKPLGYDWKIGIALISSLAAREVFVGTMATIYSVGSSNDGDGVTVMKRMQSEINPETGKEMYSYAVGWSLLIFYAFAMQCMSTIAIVKRETNSWKWPIIQTVYMTGLAYILSFIVYQLLK